In Schizosaccharomyces osmophilus chromosome 1, complete sequence, the genomic window CGTTTGTAAATGAGAGACatattctttgattttagCACCAAGCTTTCCGAAATTATCAAAACGTGTTTCACTATAAAATGGGTCAAGAACCGGATTTAAGACAATTTCAGTTGTTTCGCCCGGCAAGCTGGTATTCTGGAAACTCACACGTCCATTAtttattccaaaaagctCGTGAACCATGGCTTGGTATGTCCATTGTGTTAATAGAGGGGTAATTGGATCATTCTTTCTGTCCAATATAAGTAATATGGAAGGAGTATCAGACTTTCGGAAATTAAAAAGCTGGGCTTCATCTTGTGTAATGTATTCAACTTCTTCAGCAAGCTTTAAGCTAAGGAAACTATTTACATCGTAACGAATCaaaggtttcttttttaaagatagTAAAAGTGAGATCAAGCCTTGCTGAGTACGTTCTAAGGAAGAATCCAACCATGAATCTGGCGTGTTGTCAATTACGTGAGGTACATTCAAAGATGCAAGGTCATTATTTACTACCAAATAGTCCAGAAAGATTTCCTAAGAAGTATGTTAATCGCGTTTGCAAAGGGGAAGCCTTACCTGAACACTTTTCACCACCTCAAAATCATCAGACTCAGCCAGTCGCTCTAGAAAGCTTTTGGATAAGATGTTGGTAAAGTATAAATGGTACTCTGAATATTTCGGATCACGTAACTCTTCACATAGAAAACGTAGAGTCTGAGAAGTTGGCctcaaaaaagcaatacaTTTCAAGTGTCTAAGTTTCTctctttggttttcaaCAAGGCTAGGAAAGTTTACAATTAGCTTGTACCTGAAAATGCGACTTACACAGTCAAATATATTTGTTGCTCTAGAAGGTTTGATTGAGTTATACtagaagaaacaattttaGTAGTTTCTCGCTCCAGTAAAAGGACCTTCAAGTCAGGGACCTCTTGAAACATTCGCTTGAAATACGATTGAGCAGACAGGTTCAAGTtcatttttcgtttttcgtGTAAAATAAGGGAACCTACTaaaaaatgatttaaaaGATAAGCTTTTGGGGTTTTACTCACGATTTGAGGTTCAGTTCTTTCCCAATTCTTCAGACGATGAGTGCATATGGATCAATTGAAACCCAATATCTTGCAATAAATAACTAATCTGAAATTCCTAATACTTAAAAAACTTGAAGGTCGATATTTTAAGCGCTACTGCCCGAGAAGCACGAGTTGAAGTAAAGGAGAAGAGTATCCACGTATAACACTTCACAAATGACCAGCATAGTCAAGCTCGGATTCTAGCAATTTTACCAATTACAATACTAAAAGTACGAGAATTTAcaataaaatttttgaagtcTCCAAATTGTTTGCTCTTTCACACAGTATCTCGTGACAATAactttggttttgaaattcaCGAGAGCGTTCACAATACTTTAGGCTCATTCAGCATTCGAGACTATACTACAAAGAAACTGCTATATATTTGCGGTCCACCTGAAGGCGAAATAGATACAAAACTTCTGTGAGCATCTTGTAGGATTAGAACTTTTCGTGAGGACAAAAGCCATTTCGAAATGTCTTTCTCTTTATATGACGGCTTGGATTCAAAGACACTTGATGAAATTGCTGAGGAGAGTGCAAAggccaaaaaaaaggataaaagCATTGAGCATCCCTACGAAGCATCCACTCCCTTAAGTCCAAAGGAATTAAAACCCTCTCCTTTGAAGACTACTCAACCTCCATCGTCTTTACATTTTATGCCTATGGTGAGGAGGAATAAaccaaacaagaaaaaacaacttAGCAGGCTATCAAACAAAGCGATCCCACAATCCCCTACACCAATTGATAATGTTCATGATATTTCTTTGACTGATGCTTTATCCACACATGAAGCTACTGGCTCTAATCTTCAGAATGAATCTCTAGAAAGGACACTACCATCTTTTGGATCAAATGAtgattctttgatttcttcttttgaggTGGAAGAAATATATTCAGAGCTTTATAATCCTCTAAATCCTACAAGTTATgataattataaaaagtctgaatttggaaaagcC contains:
- the vps45 gene encoding vacuolar sorting protein Vps45; the encoded protein is MNLNLSAQSYFKRMFQEVPDLKVLLLERETTKIVSSSITQSNLLEQQIYLTVLVENQREKLRHLKCIAFLRPTSQTLRFLCEELRDPKYSEYHLYFTNILSKSFLERLAESDDFEVVKSVQEIFLDYLVVNNDLASLNVPHVIDNTPDSWLDSSLERTQQGLISLLLSLKKKPLIRYDVNSFLSLKLAEEVEYITQDEAQLFNFRKSDTPSILLILDRKNDPITPLLTQWTYQAMVHELFGINNGRVSFQNTSLPGETTEIVLNPVLDPFYSETRFDNFGKLGAKIKEYVSHLQTKSTKKANEIESIADMKQFLETYPEYRRLSGNVNKHVSLVSEISLKVQQENLLEIGEIEQSMVCNEAETIDFSYIQKLISSGISENTKLRLATLYALRFEKIDPAKVTSLQGLLLANGVSPMKAAIIPTLLHLSGAGARQGDIFPPSNIFSRARSGFKGLRGVENVYIQHSPFLKTIVEDLIQGKLKESTHPYYNVGATAHNVHEKPQDIIIMMVGGATYEEARFISEINATHPGIRVVLAGTTIHNSSSYIDDIMYMASRIK
- the rbm17 gene encoding RNA-binding protein, which gives rise to MSFSLYDGLDSKTLDEIAEESAKAKKKDKSIEHPYEASTPLSPKELKPSPLKTTQPPSSLHFMPMVRRNKPNKKKQLSRLSNKAIPQSPTPIDNVHDISLTDALSTHEATGSNLQNESLERTLPSFGSNDDSLISSFEVEEIYSELYNPLNPTSYDNYKKSEFGKAMEHEWNLYVLQNPSLAIEARNAGLAQSSKSGIGPPPVLLEDTTISNSIYSNASMPKIDQPSVSLMESPKGKPTKNYGKILLKKFGWNEGQGLGLLNQGIRNPLQTNRSSRFEEVKGPKDDS